TAGTTTTTAGAATCTTCTGAAAGGTCTCCCAATTCCTCTACAATGAACAAGCTTTCTGTCATATATACACTTTTCTTTGGTCCAGCGTTTAAAACATCCTCTACCACAAATTCTCCCAATCGTAAGCTTGAGGCTACTGCTACTAGAGAAATCAGTATGATTAAAACAATACGCTTTCTGATATGTAAGAATTTTTGGTGTATAATTCTTTCCTCCGACAGCCTTATTAAATCCATAAAATCCTGATGAAAGTCATTGGAAAGCTCCTTATCATCGTCTAGTTGCTTCATACCGGCAAGTAAAACATAATAAACTTCCAATTCCTCCATACAGTTGGGGCAATTACGGATATGATGAATAAACTCTTCTAACTGGCCGTTTGATAATTCATCATTTATAAACGGCATTATCAGCCGTTGAACATCAATACAATTCATATTACCACATGCCTTTCGTTTTCCGTACCTTGCTTACCCCACAGCTTACCTTTATTGTATCCGTTAATTATTCATTTTACCCTTTTTTCAGAAATGTTTCAACTAATCTTTTCTATTTCTTTGGAAAACCATGTTGGAATATAAAATTGGATATATTTCGGATAAATATTTGCATTTATTTTCATTTTTCTACTTGCATTCTGATTATAATTGTGTTAGAATAATCTTCGCTGGTTCAAGCGGATGTGGCGGAATGGCAGACGCAGCAGACTCAAAATCTGCCGGGGGTGACCTCGTGAGGGTTCGAGTCCCTCCATCCGCATTGTAAAATGCTATCTCGGAAGTCTTATTTTAGATTTTCGAGATTTTTTGTATTAATATAATATGCTTTGCTTAGTATCCTCACTTGTAGAAAACCACTTCATAAAAGCTTCTCAGTTTTTTACTTAAAAAGAAGCTGCTGCAAAAAATTGTAACAGCTTCCTAGTATTATATAAGATATTTATTCTGCTATCTCACCAATTACTTTTAAGTAGTCTTGTAGCTTATCGGATTTTATATATACATCCGGCTTTATCTTATTTTCCATTATATTTTGCTGCCTTACATTCCAATAATGACTTACTACATAAATCATCAGTTTACGTTCCAGATCCTCATAAACATATTGACCGACACCCTTTCCAAAGGTATCTCTTCCAATTACTGTCACATTGTTTAAGTAGGTTCTCAAGCCCAAGGTCAGAAGTTCCGCTGCACTTGCAGTATTTTCGTTTACCAGCAAATATATATGCTTAAAAGTTATTCTGGATTCATCGGAATAATAATTATAAGTATATCCATCCCTGCTTATTAAAGTACTGGTTACGTATTCCGGCAATAAAACATCTAAAATATTATTTGCAGTATCCGTAAGTCCACCGGAATTATCTCTTAAGTCAATGATTAAGTCCTTTTTCTCCGGATGTTTTATTGCATCTAATATATCTATAACCGTATTATCTGTATTTTCATAAAATCCAGGTATCCTAAGGTAAAACTGTCCTTTTTCCTCTTTGTACTCAATCTGTTCAATGTAACTTACGTAATCATAGAAATCATCATAAAGTACAAAGGTAAACTGGTCATCTTCTAACTTCATATCATCTACAGCTTTTGCAATTTCTTCATTTGTCATATCTTCTTTACAAAACAGTTCTTCTATTTTTTCCGCCAGACCCTCCTTATCCTCCAGATAAAGATAATTTTCTAAAATAAATTCCTTTACCCGTTCCCCGACCGGTTCCTTTCGTTCTGCCATGGATTCTTGTACATATAAAGCTGTACTGTTTGAAGGGTTCTGCTCAAGGCACTGTTTTGCATATTTACCGGCATTCTCGAAATCTTCCATCTTTAAGTAGGCATAGGCGATATTAGATAATATGTACTCATCCTCTGGATATAGTTCCATTGCCCTTTTATAATAAGCAATTGCTTGTTCATAATCATGAAGATTATAATAGCTTTCCCCAATATACCAGTATATACTGTAATTAGGATCCAATTTTTCTTCCGCAAGTTTTCCGTACTTAATACACTGATTATACCTTTTACCATATAGGAGCGCATATTGAATATTCAAATATCCATCTTTGTTTTCAGGTGCGCTTTTTATTGCCTTTTCAAAGTATGGTATGGACTCCATATACAAGTATTGATTTACATATAAGTTTCCTACGGCGTTATATAATTCATAGGTTGCAGTCCCATTATCTACTCTTTCTTTATAATATTCCAAAGCTCCTTCTATACCTTCTAAAGCCTCATAAGAATAAATTATCCAGCTGTCTAACACATCAATATCCGGATTTTCTTCCCTTAGCTCAGTAAAATAATCTAATGCCTCCTTATATTTTTCAGAATTATAATAAAATTCTCCTATCATATGTTTGACTTCTATATCATCGGGATACTGCATAAGTAATTCTTTATAAAAACCTCTGGCTTCCTCATAACCTCTTAAAACTGTTAGCAGTTCTCCTTTTTCCTTAAGCAAATCAAACTCTGTTTTGTTACTAATGGTTATATCTTCCAGATACTCTAAAGCCTTCTCATCATTACCCATATTTCTTTCACATTTTACTATATATAGTAAAGCATCTGTATCTCTTGCCATTTCATTATACTTTAAAAATAACTTAAGAGCTTCCTCATAAAGCCCCATATCATAGTTTACAATCCCTTTTCCATATATGGCATACCCTGTTCTAGGATTAATTTCTAGAGCTTTGTCATAACATTCCAAGGCCTCTTCATAGCGGTAAAGCCCACTTAGCGCATTTCCTTTATTAACATATTCATTTTCCGTATTCGGCTGTATACTTAATGCCTTCTCAATATACTCAAGACTAGCGTCGTAATCATATAACGAATGATAAGCCATTGCCAGGTTATTCCATGCATTATCCCTGAGTTCATCCGCTTTATTTTCTTTTTTAACGGTCTCTAGGTATAATGTTTCTAACTGGTTCGCTAATTCAAGGGATTTATGAAAGCATTCGATTGATTTTATATACTCTTCCTGATTATGTAACTTCAATCCCTCCTTGTTATATTCCTCAGCTTGCTTTATTATTTTTAGTGCTTCTAATTTCTCCTGGTCTATTGTCAGACTACAGGCATTTAAACTCATACAGCTTATAAAGATAGCTATAATAAGTAAATATTTGTACTTCTTTTTCATTGGCCCACCCACTTTGTTTGTATCTACCATAAATTTTTAAAAAAAGGGCCTGCTGTAAACATCCTTATATCTAACAATGTATTTTACAACAGACCAAGCTTATCCATATTAAATTAGTATCGTAAATTCTATTATTTAAAGATAATCTTATCTGCTATATCTTTATATGATGAAAGCATCTCTATTTCATAATTTCCAATTTTGATATCTCTTGTATAATCATTTTGTTTCAAATATTGATTAAACCCCTCAGCATCCTCGATAACTCCCTTTTCCATCAATAATTTAGCAACACCTTCTGATGTCATTCCGCTCTTGATTTCGACTCTAACTTTTTGAACTGAAAAAACATCTTCTTGCTCTGTGTCCAATGGAGCTTCTTCTGTCGGAGCAGGAATCTGGGTTATTTCTACTGTTACAGATGGGATTACAGCATTATCTGCTGCTTCCTTTTCATCCGCAAGCTTTTCCGCGTTTAAATTATCTACTGACTTTTCATCAGTTATAGGCTCCTTGTCAGGCTCTTGCCCAGAGGTATCCTGCTGCCAGACGGTAGGTGTTGGAGTTGATAATAAACCGGTAAGTTTATCTGTTTTTTCTACCATTCCCAATTCCTTTGCACGGTTTATTATTTCTTCATCTGATAGTGTCTTCTTAGATGGAGACTGGTTAGCCACTGTTAAAATAAGAGTTGAAAATAATATACCAACACCTATACCCCTTAAATAGTACTTTAATTTCATTATTATTCCCATTGCATAGCAAATTTCTTAAAATTGCGCTACTGCCACAAATAATCCAGTTGAAAAAAGAAACACGCGGCTTTCCTTTCTAGTTTATTTTCTTTCAACCATACCTTTATAAAAGTTATTTCACACTAGCTCCCATCGCATGCCGCTTCTGTTTGAAGATTCAGCACTGCTACATATCAGGGTGTGAAATTGCATTCTATTTCACACTATCCTTATACAAATCAATAACAAGCTTTACTTCTCCTTGTCCTAGTTCTAAAGTTTTTGAGATGTCAACGATAGAAAAACCCTGTGAATACATTTCTAGTATTTTTTGATTGTGGTTAGTGGTTAAATCTTCATTATTTTTTTCAGTAATTATAGGCTTTTTATTCTGTTTATCTTCTATATTTTTCTTATCAGGTACAATCTTTTGTATCTCATTTACAGCCTGCTTATTGAAAGTATTGTCTTTTACCGATGAATCTGTCGCATTAACACGCTCAATATCCTTCATTATATTCTTAAGTTCCGTTTCTTTTTCATTCAGCATATTATATAAAAATACCACTTCTTCATGGTTTTGACTGATTTTTTCTAATAATTGATTTGAAAAATCATTAACGGCAATTATTTTTTCATTTGATATCTGACTCAATTTATCGTCAACCTTTATTACAGCCTCTTCTGAAGCTTCCTGTAATAAAACATTTATTTTTTTCTTAATATCTTGTATTTCTGTTAAACTTAACTCCCTTTGGCTTACCAAAGCTTCATATACTTCGTTGCTATGATTCGATTTATCTACCAGAAAGCAGCTTATAATAATTACTGCAATTCCCATCAGTATTAAAAATATTACTATAGGTGTCATGATCTTGTCTCTCCTGCTATATCTTAATGTCTATGGAGCCTGGTCTTACTGCTTCTGTTTTATCCTGTTTATCTTTTTTCTTTTTCTTACTACCATTAGAACCTGTATAAGAGGAATTTCCCTTTTCCTTCGCATCATAACGATATTCCTTATTATCACTTTTGATTGTTTTAACTGTCATTTGACTATTGTGCTTGATTTCACCGTTAAATTGCTGATGAATCTGCATTTGATCATGCAAGGGTTTTTGATTCTCCTGCTGCTTATGTAAAGTGACTTCTTGTGTTTTGGGAGCCATAGTTGCAATATCAATCCTCGTTATGGGCATGGAAGCTACCTCCTTTTATAATGGTACAACCTTAATATCCGCTTTATCACGGATAAACCTGGTATAATGGACTTCTGTTTTTACAAAGTAATTTACATTGGATATTATTATTTTAACACCCGGATATGCAACATTTTCTATACGAATACTACCACTGTCGGAGCTTCCAATTTCAGCACGTAACTGCTCATATTTTTTTGTAAGTTCTTTTATTTCTGCTCTTAAAGTAATGCAATTTTTTGTAGCCATCCGAATATAATCTAGCCTTTCCTGAGAGAGTACTTCCCCGGAACTTATTTTTTTCTTATAGGTATCCATAATGGGCAGCAGCTTGTCCAAGTCATTCTCAAGACTGGCGATTTTCTTCTCAAGCCCACGAAATTCATCAACTATACCTGGATCAATACCAACCTCCAAAATCGTTTGAGTTCCCATGGTAGATCCTGCGGTCTTAGCTGTTATCATAGTTCCTGACTGTATGGCACCACCGGTTATAAAACCTTTCTTTCCTCCAACCGTAACATCCCCTTTAGCCATGACTTTACAATGGAGAATAGCTTCTGTTGTAATGTAGCCACCTGCTTTTACAACTGCGTTTTCAATAAATTTAGTGATGATATTACTGCCTGCCTCCATGGTACCTTTGCTCATTCCCTGCATACCACGCTTTAAGATAATCTGCCCTCCCGCAACCAGAGATGCACCTTCAACCACGCCATTTACAATAATATCACCCTTTGCCCGGATTGAATAACCAGTTAGTACATTCCCTTTCACATTTACATTGCCTTCATACTCTATATCTCCAGTAGAGGAATCTACATCTGCAAGTACATCATATGTGTTAGAGACGAAAACCTTCCCATCTGTTACTGTTGCATGTCCGCTGACATTTGCAAACATAGTTAAACCATCATCGGATAAGTAAATATCTTTGCCATGTTTTAAGATTTTTTGTATTACTTTTTTAGGAGTTAATACACCACCACAGACATCCATGCCCGATTTACCGGGAATTGCAGGGCTTAATGTTGCCAGTACATCACCTTTACTGATGGAACTTATCATATCCAGCTTATGAAAATCAACGGTTCCATCTTCATTCTGTTTCGGCTTCAGCGTGTTATCTGTATTAAAATTATAGACAATTACTGCATCTTTTCCTTCCAGAGGTTTAACTCCCTTAGCAAGTATTATATCTTCATTATATTTTTTATTCCTTATGAAACCTTCTACATTCTCCTGGATAACACCATAGCGGACTCCAGCAACTGCCAAACTGCCTACGATATCACTCATGGTAAGTTCCTTACCACCGTTTGAAGATGGATAGAATCTTCCGTAGGCAACCATTTTGTCAGGAGTAATCGTTATATTTACGGTTTCATCTTCTGTCGCTAATTTGGCAGATGTCAGTTTAACTTCAACTGCCTTATCTTTTGATACTAGTAATGCACGCCCCAATGCATTCACATCATAATCATAGATTTTTCTGTCTGCAAGATAGTTATTTACATCATTATAATCAACTGCCTTGCCTGTACCTACAGGAGGTATTAACTTTATGTAAGTACCATCTTCCTTAATCTCCAGTTTAAAATATCCGTTTTTGTTATCCATAAGTCTCCCCTTCATCAAATTCTCATTAATAGTTCGATATTGTTTCCGAGCTTTAATTTCATCTTTTGTAATGCCTTAGTATGAAGTTGGGAAATTCTCGATTCAGAAACTTCTAATATAGAACTGATTTCTTTTAGTGTTAAATCTTCATAATAATAAAGTATAATAACCTTTTTTTCTTTTTCCGTCAGTGTTTCTAAAGTTTTGGCTAAAATTTCCTTTAATTCCTGTTTCTCAATAATTCGGTCAGGTGTTTCAAATTCGGAGCTTAAATTAGACTCCATCTTTGCTTCGCTTCCCTGTTCCATATATTCGTCCAAGGATAGTAGATTTGAAACCTTTGTCTGACTTTGCCAGGTTTCAAATTCTTCTAACGTAATATCTAACTCTTTAGCAACCTCTTCATCAGTAGCAACCCTGCCGTATTCTGTCTCAATTTTGTGAATGGCCGCATCTAATTTTCTTTGTTTTTGCCTTAAGGTTCTGGGAATCCAATCCATTTTACGGATTTCATCTAAAATGGCACCACGGATACGAAAGCTTGCATAGGTTTCAAATTTTACACCTTTGGCATAGTCAAATTTATCAACAGCGTCAATGAGCCCGAATATACCATAACCTACCAAATCATCATATTCCACATTATATCCCAAATACATGCTTAGGCGCCCTGCCACGATCTTAACTAAGCTCGCATATTCAATTATGATTTTTTCGCGTCCTTCGGTTGTTTTTGTTTTACTGTATTCTTCCCAAAGCTTTGCCCTGCATTCCGCATTCATTTATAGTGCTCCTTCTGATTCATTGTTTACTGCTGTTATATCTCTGATGAATCCTCGGTTTTTCTTTCTCCAATCGTTGAATCTCCCTTTTGAGAGATTTCTTCTTCAGTAGTAAGTTCTTCTTCCTCCGTTGGAGTTTGTACAGTTTCTGTTGGTACTCCAGGTACAGCCGTTGCTTTCCTTATAATCACTGTTACTATTTTGCCAATTATATAAAATATTATTAATACAATTAGTAGAGCCTTAAGTCCATCTAATGCCTTTACGCCATTTACAATATTTAGAATACTGGTTATTGCTCCGGCAATGAGCATAATGGCAGGTGCAATGTATCTCTCCCTCATATTCATCATCCTTTTCTTTTGATTTCTCAAAAGATAAAAACTAAATCACATGACCTTTAAAGGTTTTCCGACTGATTTTACATGCAGTTCACCTGTCTCCGGATAAAATTCAATGGTTCTACCATAATCTAGTCCTGTATCTTCTGCAATAATACGTATCCCTAAGGATTTCAATTTTAATTTACTTGCTTCCGTGTTCCGTTCACCAATTCGCAGCATATCATTGTTAGAACTAAAGGCGAACATCTGCGCGCCACCGGCAATTTTGGCTATTAGCCGGCTTTTGCTTGCACCGATTGACACCATTTTGTCAATCAGTGCATCAATACCCGTATCTGCAAACTTAGCAGTATTTTCATTATTTTTTATCTTGGTGCTGTCCGGCAGCATTACATGTACCATCCCGGCTGTTTTTTTTAAGGAATCATATAAAACAATTCCTACACAAGAACCTAATCCTAACGTAGTTAAGGCATCCGGCGTGGTACAAACGTTTAAGTCAGCCATCCCTACTTTTATTAATTTTCCCATATACCCACCTATAATCCTAATGAGGATAGAATAACACCATATGATTCTAAAGAAGGTATGAGGATAAAATATCCGTTTACATCAGAGTCATCTTTGCTAAACTGTGTTTCAATTATCAATGCCTTATCACCAACTTTTCCAAATTCAATTGCCGGTACACTTAAAATGGCACCAGCCATATCAATTGACATATAAGGAACGCTGGCATCTATCCGAATACCTGTTAAGGTGGATAGGGAAGATAGATACGCACCGGCAATAATATTACCGATTTCTTTTAAAGCTGATAACTCCATTTCTGTAAAACTTTCGTCTTCCGGCGGTTTACCCAAAAGTATGTTAACAAGCCGGTATGCTGATTTTTGCTCCATCATAAACATCATCATACCATTAATTTCACCTTCTAAGGTTATCAGTATGCCTACTACAATATTCTCTGCTCCACCTACAGTATCCGGCAAGTCTTTAAATTCCAGTAATGCAACTTTAGGAACATTCATATCTACTTTACCATTAACCATAGTTGATAACGCCGTTGTTGCATTCCCAGCACCTATATTTCCAATTTCTTTTAAAACATCAACCTGCATACTATCTATATTGTCTAAGTTTATGTTTGACACTGGCAGCACTCCTTAAACTGTTTCTTTTTCAACAATAACTCCGGCAATATTTAACAAGGATATTAAGCCCTCCTTGTGTTTGCCGATTCCACTAATATATCCGTTCTTATCTTCTACAGCACTGTTACTTACTTTCTCAACCATTGTATCGTCTAAAGTAACGACTTCCTTAACCTCATCTACAATAATTCCAACCGCAGATTGAGGCTCTAACTTAATTATAATAATTCTTGTTGCTCCTGTTGCTTCTTCTTCCTCTAAGTCAAATTTTAAGCGCATGCTCATAACAGGTATAATTTCACCCCTTAAATTTATAACACCTTTAAAATATGACTGTGCCTTCGGTACTCTTGTTATTCTTTGCATTCTGACAATATTATCAACATATTTGATGTCGATTCCATATTGCTCAATTCCTATTTTTACAACTATGTATTGTTTTGAATCAATCATATTTCCATCCATGCCAGTCCCCCCTTAAACCAAAGTATTTACATCAAGTATCAGGGCCACTTCACCATCACCTAAAATGGTTGCACCGCCGATAATTTTATTATTGTTAATGTACTTTCCAATGGACTTAATAACGATTTCCTGTTGTCCAATCAGGTTATCAACTATAATACCAGCTAATCTGTCACCTTTGGAGACGATAACAACTGTAAGGTTGTCCTGCTGTTTATCTGTTTCAGGAACATCAAGCATTTTATCCAGTCGGATAAGGGGTATTACCGTACCTCTTAAGTTAATTACTTCTTTCGAGTGTACATATTTGATTTCTGAGCTTTGAACATCTTCAATGGTCTGGATACTGCCTAATGGAATTGCATACTTTTCAGTTCCCAACTCAACCATCAACGCCTGTATAATAGCTAAGGTTAATGGTAAGCGGATAATAAAATTACTACCCCCTCCAAGTTTTGTTCTGGCTTCGATATCACCGCCCAATGCTTCAATCTTAGTCTTAACAACATCAAGACCAACACCTCGCCCGGATACATCCGATATAACTTCTGCCGTAGAAAAGCTCGGTCTGAATAAAAGATCAATTATTTCCTTATCAGACATTAATTCAGCCTGTTCCTGTGTTATAGTGCCCTTATCGATGGCCTTCTTTTTAACTTTTTCTACATTAATACCAGCACCGTCATCACGAACTTCAATAACTACATTGTTACCATCCTGATACGCATCCAAATAGATGGATCCAACTGCTGGTTTTCCTTGATTCATTCGTTCTTCGTTGCTTTCCAGACCATGGTCTGCGGCATTACGAAGCAAATGCATCAACGGGTCACCAATCTCGTCAATTACTGTTCTATCTAATTCTGTTTCTTCACCAGTCATATATAATTCCATCTTCTTATCCAACTTTTTGGATAAGTCACGTATCATACGAGGGAAGCGGTTTACTACACTTTCAATCGGCACCATTCGTACTTTCATTACTGACTCATGAAGATTGGTTGTAACACGTTCCAGATATTCAATTTGTTCATTAAATCCTGAGCCATTTGAGGAATTCTTATCACTGCTGCTAATGGACACTAATCCGTTCTTTGCTATTATTAACTCACTCACCAGATTCATTAGAACATCCAGTTTTTCAATATCAACACGTACAGAGCGGTTTACCACTGGTTTTGCCGGCTGCTGTTTTGCAGCTGTGCCTGCTTGCTGTACCGGAGCCTTTGCTGCCACGGTATTACTCTTTTCCTTTACCTCAGCAGCCACCTGATGATTATCTTGAATAGCTTCTACTGCTTCGCTGTAATCAGCTTCAATCTTTTCAATAACAACATCCTTTACCTCAGACACGTTAAGAACAGAACTTTGTATTTTTTCTATACTAACCTTAGTTAACAGAATTACACTGAAATCAAAATCAAATTTTTCATCTTCAATATCCTGAACCTCGGGCTGGGACTTGATTACATCCCCTAAGCTCTCTAAAGCTTTAAAAACAAGAAACGCCCTGGCTGCTTTTAATATACAGGATTCTTGAATGTACACTGTAATACCAAAGGCATTCATTCCAATTTCATCAGCCTTATTAATGGCTTTTTTTTCATAATCAGCGATTACTAAATTCTTATATCTTAATACGGTATCCGAATTACTTTCAACGACAGCTTCTGCAGAAACCACAGCAGCTTTAGGAACTTCCTTGGTTTCTTTTCCTAATCCAATGTTTAAAATTGTATTAAGTTGTTTAATGATGTCCTCATAATCCTCTGTTCCTTCATCAGCACTTTCTTGAATATTACTCAAATAGGCTTCTAACGCATCTAAACCTTTGAATAGTACATCTACTAAGTCAGCAGTAACACCCATTTTCCCGTTTCTTATTTCTGAAAATACATTTTCCATATCATGAGTCAGTCTCTGCATTCTCTTATAGCCCATAGTACCTGCCATTCCTTTTAAAGAATGAGCCGCTCTAAATATTTCATTAATAGTTTCTGTATTTTCAGGTTCTGTCTCTAAAACCAGCAACTGCTGGTTTAAGCTTTGTAAATGTTCTTTCGTTTCATCAATAAAAATCTCAAGATATTGACTTACATCCATCTTACTGTACCCCCAGATTCTTTAATATGGCACCGGCAATCTGATCTAGCGGAAGAATCTCGTTGACCAGCCCCGCTTCAGCAACTACTTTAGGCATTCCGTAAACCGTACTAGTTGCTTCATCCTGTGCTATTACATAGATATTTTTTTTCTCTTTTAATTGTTTGATTCCGTAGGTTCCATCGCCGCCCATACCTGTTAAAACTACACAGGTAATTTCTGAAAAATCTGAATGCATTAAAGA
The nucleotide sequence above comes from Anaerocolumna cellulosilytica. Encoded proteins:
- a CDS encoding anti-sigma factor family protein; protein product: MNCIDVQRLIMPFINDELSNGQLEEFIHHIRNCPNCMEELEVYYVLLAGMKQLDDDKELSNDFHQDFMDLIRLSEERIIHQKFLHIRKRIVLIILISLVAVASSLRLGEFVVEDVLNAGPKKSVYMTESLFIVEELGDLSEDSKNYGKENLSGIMLDNLPEIYAYLKQRDTEGAILMKEAFGDRIWDEYKAPRGIGRRYRIPNWITGVY
- a CDS encoding tetratricopeptide repeat protein, coding for MKKKYKYLLIIAIFISCMSLNACSLTIDQEKLEALKIIKQAEEYNKEGLKLHNQEEYIKSIECFHKSLELANQLETLYLETVKKENKADELRDNAWNNLAMAYHSLYDYDASLEYIEKALSIQPNTENEYVNKGNALSGLYRYEEALECYDKALEINPRTGYAIYGKGIVNYDMGLYEEALKLFLKYNEMARDTDALLYIVKCERNMGNDEKALEYLEDITISNKTEFDLLKEKGELLTVLRGYEEARGFYKELLMQYPDDIEVKHMIGEFYYNSEKYKEALDYFTELREENPDIDVLDSWIIYSYEALEGIEGALEYYKERVDNGTATYELYNAVGNLYVNQYLYMESIPYFEKAIKSAPENKDGYLNIQYALLYGKRYNQCIKYGKLAEEKLDPNYSIYWYIGESYYNLHDYEQAIAYYKRAMELYPEDEYILSNIAYAYLKMEDFENAGKYAKQCLEQNPSNSTALYVQESMAERKEPVGERVKEFILENYLYLEDKEGLAEKIEELFCKEDMTNEEIAKAVDDMKLEDDQFTFVLYDDFYDYVSYIEQIEYKEEKGQFYLRIPGFYENTDNTVIDILDAIKHPEKKDLIIDLRDNSGGLTDTANNILDVLLPEYVTSTLISRDGYTYNYYSDESRITFKHIYLLVNENTASAAELLTLGLRTYLNNVTVIGRDTFGKGVGQYVYEDLERKLMIYVVSHYWNVRQQNIMENKIKPDVYIKSDKLQDYLKVIGEIAE
- a CDS encoding endolytic transglycosylase MltG, whose protein sequence is MKLKYYLRGIGVGILFSTLILTVANQSPSKKTLSDEEIINRAKELGMVEKTDKLTGLLSTPTPTVWQQDTSGQEPDKEPITDEKSVDNLNAEKLADEKEAADNAVIPSVTVEITQIPAPTEEAPLDTEQEDVFSVQKVRVEIKSGMTSEGVAKLLMEKGVIEDAEGFNQYLKQNDYTRDIKIGNYEIEMLSSYKDIADKIIFK
- a CDS encoding DUF6115 domain-containing protein; its protein translation is MTPIVIFLILMGIAVIIISCFLVDKSNHSNEVYEALVSQRELSLTEIQDIKKKINVLLQEASEEAVIKVDDKLSQISNEKIIAVNDFSNQLLEKISQNHEEVVFLYNMLNEKETELKNIMKDIERVNATDSSVKDNTFNKQAVNEIQKIVPDKKNIEDKQNKKPIITEKNNEDLTTNHNQKILEMYSQGFSIVDISKTLELGQGEVKLVIDLYKDSVK
- a CDS encoding DUF342 domain-containing protein codes for the protein MDNKNGYFKLEIKEDGTYIKLIPPVGTGKAVDYNDVNNYLADRKIYDYDVNALGRALLVSKDKAVEVKLTSAKLATEDETVNITITPDKMVAYGRFYPSSNGGKELTMSDIVGSLAVAGVRYGVIQENVEGFIRNKKYNEDIILAKGVKPLEGKDAVIVYNFNTDNTLKPKQNEDGTVDFHKLDMISSISKGDVLATLSPAIPGKSGMDVCGGVLTPKKVIQKILKHGKDIYLSDDGLTMFANVSGHATVTDGKVFVSNTYDVLADVDSSTGDIEYEGNVNVKGNVLTGYSIRAKGDIIVNGVVEGASLVAGGQIILKRGMQGMSKGTMEAGSNIITKFIENAVVKAGGYITTEAILHCKVMAKGDVTVGGKKGFITGGAIQSGTMITAKTAGSTMGTQTILEVGIDPGIVDEFRGLEKKIASLENDLDKLLPIMDTYKKKISSGEVLSQERLDYIRMATKNCITLRAEIKELTKKYEQLRAEIGSSDSGSIRIENVAYPGVKIIISNVNYFVKTEVHYTRFIRDKADIKVVPL
- a CDS encoding FliA/WhiG family RNA polymerase sigma factor, which codes for MNAECRAKLWEEYSKTKTTEGREKIIIEYASLVKIVAGRLSMYLGYNVEYDDLVGYGIFGLIDAVDKFDYAKGVKFETYASFRIRGAILDEIRKMDWIPRTLRQKQRKLDAAIHKIETEYGRVATDEEVAKELDITLEEFETWQSQTKVSNLLSLDEYMEQGSEAKMESNLSSEFETPDRIIEKQELKEILAKTLETLTEKEKKVIILYYYEDLTLKEISSILEVSESRISQLHTKALQKMKLKLGNNIELLMRI
- a CDS encoding chemotaxis protein CheD gives rise to the protein MGKLIKVGMADLNVCTTPDALTTLGLGSCVGIVLYDSLKKTAGMVHVMLPDSTKIKNNENTAKFADTGIDALIDKMVSIGASKSRLIAKIAGGAQMFAFSSNNDMLRIGERNTEASKLKLKSLGIRIIAEDTGLDYGRTIEFYPETGELHVKSVGKPLKVM
- a CDS encoding chemotaxis protein CheC yields the protein MSNINLDNIDSMQVDVLKEIGNIGAGNATTALSTMVNGKVDMNVPKVALLEFKDLPDTVGGAENIVVGILITLEGEINGMMMFMMEQKSAYRLVNILLGKPPEDESFTEMELSALKEIGNIIAGAYLSSLSTLTGIRIDASVPYMSIDMAGAILSVPAIEFGKVGDKALIIETQFSKDDSDVNGYFILIPSLESYGVILSSLGL
- a CDS encoding chemotaxis protein CheW; its protein translation is MDGNMIDSKQYIVVKIGIEQYGIDIKYVDNIVRMQRITRVPKAQSYFKGVINLRGEIIPVMSMRLKFDLEEEEATGATRIIIIKLEPQSAVGIIVDEVKEVVTLDDTMVEKVSNSAVEDKNGYISGIGKHKEGLISLLNIAGVIVEKETV
- a CDS encoding chemotaxis protein CheA, whose amino-acid sequence is MDVSQYLEIFIDETKEHLQSLNQQLLVLETEPENTETINEIFRAAHSLKGMAGTMGYKRMQRLTHDMENVFSEIRNGKMGVTADLVDVLFKGLDALEAYLSNIQESADEGTEDYEDIIKQLNTILNIGLGKETKEVPKAAVVSAEAVVESNSDTVLRYKNLVIADYEKKAINKADEIGMNAFGITVYIQESCILKAARAFLVFKALESLGDVIKSQPEVQDIEDEKFDFDFSVILLTKVSIEKIQSSVLNVSEVKDVVIEKIEADYSEAVEAIQDNHQVAAEVKEKSNTVAAKAPVQQAGTAAKQQPAKPVVNRSVRVDIEKLDVLMNLVSELIIAKNGLVSISSSDKNSSNGSGFNEQIEYLERVTTNLHESVMKVRMVPIESVVNRFPRMIRDLSKKLDKKMELYMTGEETELDRTVIDEIGDPLMHLLRNAADHGLESNEERMNQGKPAVGSIYLDAYQDGNNVVIEVRDDGAGINVEKVKKKAIDKGTITQEQAELMSDKEIIDLLFRPSFSTAEVISDVSGRGVGLDVVKTKIEALGGDIEARTKLGGGSNFIIRLPLTLAIIQALMVELGTEKYAIPLGSIQTIEDVQSSEIKYVHSKEVINLRGTVIPLIRLDKMLDVPETDKQQDNLTVVIVSKGDRLAGIIVDNLIGQQEIVIKSIGKYINNNKIIGGATILGDGEVALILDVNTLV